A genomic region of Bacteroidales bacterium contains the following coding sequences:
- a CDS encoding SDR family oxidoreductase: MKTALITGASSGIGKELALVFAEKKYRPVLVARRESKLIYLAEDIKREFFIDAIVISLDLSKPDSAEQLMDIIRKKNLYIDVLVNNAGFGDFGDFHKEDINRLESMMHLNMLTLTKLCRLIAPHMVENNFGHILNIASTAAFQPLPNFAVYAATKAYVLNFSEALAYELKPLGVHVTTVCPGATLSEFQEKAKMNNSNKIFKGAPLSFVVAEFAFEAMMKRKTLAIYGSNNRFLTFMLRFSPRKLAIKVAAKMMKD; encoded by the coding sequence ATGAAAACAGCACTTATTACAGGAGCCTCAAGTGGTATAGGCAAAGAATTAGCTTTAGTTTTTGCTGAGAAGAAATACCGACCGGTTTTAGTTGCCAGAAGAGAATCGAAACTTATTTATTTAGCTGAAGATATAAAAAGAGAATTCTTTATCGATGCCATTGTTATTAGTTTAGACCTGTCTAAACCCGATAGCGCGGAACAATTGATGGACATTATCCGAAAGAAAAATTTATATATTGATGTATTAGTAAATAATGCGGGTTTTGGCGATTTTGGCGATTTTCACAAAGAAGACATCAACAGACTTGAAAGCATGATGCATTTGAATATGCTCACCCTAACCAAATTATGCAGGTTAATTGCACCTCATATGGTAGAAAATAACTTTGGACATATTTTAAATATTGCATCAACAGCTGCTTTTCAACCCCTTCCTAATTTTGCCGTATATGCAGCTACTAAAGCATATGTCCTAAACTTTTCCGAAGCTCTTGCATACGAACTAAAACCCTTAGGAGTCCACGTTACTACCGTTTGTCCCGGAGCAACACTAAGCGAATTTCAAGAAAAGGCAAAAATGAATAATTCTAATAAAATATTTAAAGGAGCTCCCCTATCTTTTGTAGTAGCTGAATTTGCATTTGAGGCTATGATGAAAAGAAAAACCTTAGCAATTTATGGCTCCAACAACCGTTTCTTAACTTTTATGCTTCGCTTTTCACCTCGCAAATTGGCAATTAAAGTTGCTGCTAAAATGATGAAGGATTAG